A DNA window from Actinomadura coerulea contains the following coding sequences:
- a CDS encoding FadR/GntR family transcriptional regulator → MDSAHLVVFAPVDNTARVHAVVRRLSDAIALGLLADGEQLPSETDLSAYLGVSTVTLREALMALRQQGLIETRRGRGGGSFVRAPARAFDLDERLRSLSAEELRDLGDHYAAIAGASARLAAGRSLPGDVRRLRRSLEEMAGTGSGTGMCRLDGRFHLEVAAASQSGRLTREEIRLQAEIGPLVWAVHELPERRGRVAAEHARLVRAIEAADGAAARDVAESHVSNAVERLIERRLAL, encoded by the coding sequence ATGGACAGCGCGCACCTCGTCGTGTTCGCTCCCGTCGACAACACCGCGCGGGTGCACGCGGTCGTGCGGCGCCTGAGCGACGCGATCGCGCTCGGCCTCCTCGCGGACGGCGAGCAGCTGCCCAGTGAGACCGACCTGTCGGCATATCTCGGTGTTTCGACGGTCACCCTACGCGAAGCGCTGATGGCCTTGCGTCAGCAGGGGCTCATCGAGACCCGCCGGGGACGCGGCGGCGGCAGCTTCGTCAGGGCTCCTGCCAGGGCGTTCGATCTCGACGAGCGGCTGCGTTCGCTCAGCGCGGAAGAGCTCCGCGACCTCGGCGACCACTACGCCGCCATCGCCGGGGCCTCCGCGCGGCTCGCCGCCGGGCGGTCGCTGCCCGGAGACGTCCGGCGGCTGCGGCGGTCGCTGGAGGAGATGGCCGGGACGGGGTCCGGCACCGGGATGTGCCGGCTGGACGGCCGGTTCCACCTGGAGGTCGCCGCCGCCTCCCAGTCCGGCCGGCTCACCCGGGAGGAGATCCGGCTCCAGGCCGAGATCGGGCCGCTGGTCTGGGCCGTGCACGAGCTGCCCGAGCGGCGCGGGCGCGTCGCCGCCGAGCACGCCCGGCTCGTCCGGGCGATCGAGGCCGCCGACGGCGCCGCGGCGCGCGATGTAGCTGAAAGTCACGTCTCGAATGCGGTAGAACGTCTGATTGAACGACGGCTCGCACTCTGA
- a CDS encoding CHAP domain-containing protein, whose amino-acid sequence MPRAHCKKNPGRHRKPNPLSLTWRTTGGMIVGAAVLGTAAATAQASVLPFGSAPVRSAAAADLVPGPAAPGAPAGRTPGRASEGEPETTGSKAPAKRARPEQPAARTSQKAAAKAPAKSRPTAAQAIELARSQVGIEEDGGGETKFQEWYMATSRARETLARDGGSLSGYGDANWCDMFVSWVGEQIGFSDQVGSDAWTVAHAQWFQEHGRWGTEPRPGAIVFFAWDGGESVDDIEHVGMVIKKVDDGTIETVEGNTDNAVRIKERSTDVVVGYGYPDYRS is encoded by the coding sequence GTGCCACGCGCGCACTGCAAGAAGAACCCCGGCAGGCACCGCAAGCCGAATCCCCTGTCCCTCACGTGGCGGACGACCGGCGGCATGATCGTCGGCGCCGCCGTGCTCGGCACCGCCGCGGCCACCGCGCAGGCGTCGGTCCTGCCGTTCGGCTCCGCCCCGGTGAGGTCCGCCGCCGCGGCCGACCTGGTCCCCGGCCCGGCGGCGCCCGGCGCCCCAGCCGGGCGCACACCGGGGCGGGCGTCCGAAGGCGAGCCCGAGACCACCGGCTCGAAGGCCCCGGCGAAGAGGGCCCGGCCCGAGCAGCCGGCGGCGAGGACCTCGCAGAAGGCCGCCGCGAAGGCCCCCGCGAAGTCGCGGCCCACCGCCGCGCAGGCCATCGAGCTCGCCCGGTCGCAGGTGGGCATCGAGGAGGACGGCGGCGGCGAGACCAAGTTCCAGGAGTGGTACATGGCCACGTCCCGCGCGCGGGAGACGCTCGCGCGCGACGGCGGCTCCCTCAGCGGCTACGGCGACGCGAACTGGTGCGACATGTTCGTCTCCTGGGTGGGCGAGCAGATCGGCTTCAGCGACCAGGTCGGCAGCGACGCCTGGACGGTCGCCCACGCCCAGTGGTTCCAGGAGCACGGCCGCTGGGGCACCGAGCCGAGGCCCGGCGCGATCGTCTTCTTCGCATGGGACGGCGGCGAGTCCGTCGACGACATCGAGCACGTCGGCATGGTGATCAAGAAGGTCGACGACGGCACGATCGAGACCGTCGAGGGCAACACCGACAACGCCGTCCGCATAAAGGAACGTTCCACAGACGTCGTCGTCGGCTACGGCTACCCCGACTACCGGTCGTGA
- a CDS encoding M48 family metallopeptidase: MSEAETDQDRAGHAAGTSGAVPARRPRIAAAVTAAVLFAGVATVLARTTPWNPLPGHVPGGHVRPDPALDFTPAEIARSRAFDSAVTPPAYSGLLVGLALILVLGLTPLGARFLGRATAKLRRRPFLIVLGTMALTTLLRVAGLPFDIWGESVLRRYGLSTQSWPAWLVDQAKSLAVTWVIYTIALLLLYALTRRFPRYWWTGAAAGGFVLVVFASFVYPLAVEPVFNKFHSLPAGQLRGDLLAMARRDGVPVKDVLVADASRRTTSLNAYVSGFGSTRRIVLYDTLLKSPPAQVESIVGHELGHAKRDDVLWGTLVGALGVAGAMCLLYLLMTSPRLLRGAGLDPGGPGAGGTGPDARRGGGAADPRSIALVLALVTAGTTLAAPVQNLVSRHIEARADAHALDLTRDPSTFVSMQHALSVRNISDLDPDTAEYVLWLTHPSAPDRIAMARDWARLHGVQAPPPLR, translated from the coding sequence ATGAGCGAGGCGGAGACCGACCAGGACCGCGCCGGGCACGCCGCCGGGACGTCCGGCGCGGTCCCCGCGCGGCGGCCCCGGATCGCCGCCGCCGTCACCGCCGCCGTGCTCTTCGCCGGCGTCGCGACCGTCCTCGCGAGGACCACGCCGTGGAACCCTCTGCCCGGGCACGTCCCCGGCGGGCACGTGAGACCCGATCCGGCGCTGGACTTCACCCCCGCCGAGATCGCCCGTTCCCGGGCGTTCGACTCGGCCGTCACCCCGCCCGCCTACAGCGGGCTCCTCGTCGGCCTCGCCCTGATCCTGGTGCTGGGCCTCACGCCGCTGGGCGCCCGCTTCCTCGGCCGGGCCACCGCGAAGCTCCGCCGCCGGCCGTTCCTGATCGTCCTCGGGACGATGGCCCTGACCACGCTCCTGCGCGTCGCCGGGCTGCCGTTCGACATCTGGGGCGAGTCCGTGCTGCGCCGGTACGGGCTGTCCACGCAGAGCTGGCCCGCGTGGCTCGTCGACCAGGCGAAGTCCCTCGCCGTCACGTGGGTCATCTACACGATCGCCCTGCTGCTCCTCTACGCCCTCACCCGGCGCTTCCCGCGCTACTGGTGGACCGGCGCCGCCGCGGGCGGATTCGTCCTCGTCGTCTTCGCCTCGTTCGTCTACCCGCTCGCCGTGGAGCCGGTCTTCAACAAGTTCCACTCGCTGCCGGCGGGTCAGCTGCGCGGCGACCTGCTGGCGATGGCCAGGCGCGACGGCGTGCCCGTCAAGGACGTCCTCGTCGCGGACGCCTCCCGCCGGACGACATCGCTCAACGCCTACGTCTCCGGGTTCGGCTCCACGCGCCGCATCGTCCTCTACGACACGCTGCTGAAGTCGCCGCCCGCCCAGGTCGAGTCCATCGTCGGGCACGAGCTCGGCCACGCCAAGCGCGACGACGTGCTGTGGGGCACGCTCGTGGGCGCGCTCGGCGTGGCCGGGGCCATGTGCCTGCTGTACCTGCTGATGACGTCCCCGCGCCTGCTGCGGGGCGCCGGGCTCGACCCCGGCGGGCCCGGCGCCGGCGGGACGGGACCGGACGCGCGCCGCGGCGGCGGGGCGGCCGACCCGAGGTCCATCGCGCTCGTCCTCGCGCTCGTGACGGCCGGGACGACCCTCGCCGCCCCCGTCCAGAACCTCGTGAGCCGCCACATCGAGGCCCGCGCCGACGCGCACGCGCTGGACCTCACCCGCGACCCGTCGACGTTCGTGTCGATGCAGCACGCGCTGTCCGTCCGCAACATCTCCGACCTGGACCCCGACACCGCCGAGTACGTGCTGTGGCTCACGCACCCCTCGGCCCCCGACCGGATCGCCATGGCCCGCGACTGGGCGCGCCTGCACGGCGTCCAGGCCCCGCCGCCGCTTCGCTAG
- a CDS encoding cache domain-containing protein: MPAEPPAVGAAAAHVRATLDGVFTTVAQVRDAAARRLEDVRRAGRAPARDDLATLRPLLLSHLGPLVCGLGFIAAPGLLADAAWYMEWWQTGPAGRPSQLLRDLNPESSVLYDYTDWEWFTGPQSGAEKTVCGPYVDYLCSDEYVLTLSAPVRVDGEFAGVAAADVFARTFENEVVPALREIPAPAFVVNAPGRVMASNTASWPPGAVYRELPGYAARPCGGGIDRIALVVGG; this comes from the coding sequence ATGCCCGCCGAGCCACCGGCCGTCGGCGCGGCGGCGGCACACGTCCGCGCCACCCTGGACGGCGTGTTCACCACCGTCGCGCAGGTGCGCGACGCGGCGGCGCGGCGCCTCGAGGACGTCCGCCGCGCCGGGCGCGCCCCCGCCCGCGACGACCTCGCCACGCTGCGCCCGCTGCTGCTCTCCCACCTCGGCCCGCTCGTGTGCGGCCTGGGATTCATCGCCGCGCCGGGCCTGCTCGCCGACGCCGCCTGGTACATGGAGTGGTGGCAGACCGGCCCGGCCGGGCGGCCGTCCCAGCTGCTGCGCGATCTGAACCCCGAGAGCAGCGTCCTGTACGACTACACCGACTGGGAGTGGTTCACGGGTCCGCAGAGCGGCGCGGAGAAGACCGTCTGCGGCCCCTACGTCGACTACCTGTGCAGCGACGAGTACGTCCTGACCCTGTCGGCGCCCGTGCGCGTGGACGGGGAGTTCGCGGGCGTCGCGGCCGCCGACGTGTTCGCCCGGACGTTCGAGAACGAGGTCGTCCCGGCGCTGCGCGAAATCCCCGCGCCCGCCTTCGTCGTCAACGCCCCCGGCCGCGTGATGGCCTCCAACACCGCCAGCTGGCCCCCGGGCGCCGTGTACCGCGAGCTGCCCGGCTACGCCGCCCGGCCCTGCGGGGGCGGCATCGACCGCATCGCCCTCGTCGTCGGCGGCTGA
- a CDS encoding rhomboid family intramembrane serine protease — protein sequence MALPLYDSQPARRVPWVTYLLIAVNVVVFLITPMSNFAAWYGKGSVRECKAAHFTYEYGAVPKELTTGDQQPLPTEVVHDCGPADFRKAPWTTAFTSMFLHSSALHLLGNLVFLFVVGMGVEDRLGRWRYLLAYLAFGLVAVYGFAWTSPGSTVPLIGASGAIAGVMGAYVILNPRGRVVSWVPPVIFIRLPVWVVLGYWFVLQWLSLGDQKSNVAYTAHIYGFVAGVVFALLARRAGPAHRLAALSRG from the coding sequence ATGGCACTGCCTCTCTACGACAGTCAGCCTGCGCGGCGCGTCCCCTGGGTGACGTACCTGCTGATCGCCGTGAACGTGGTGGTCTTCCTCATCACCCCGATGTCGAACTTCGCCGCCTGGTACGGCAAGGGCTCGGTCCGCGAGTGCAAGGCGGCCCACTTCACGTACGAGTACGGCGCCGTGCCGAAGGAGCTGACCACCGGCGACCAGCAGCCGCTGCCGACCGAGGTCGTGCACGACTGCGGGCCGGCGGACTTCCGCAAGGCGCCCTGGACGACGGCGTTCACCTCGATGTTCCTGCACTCCAGCGCCCTGCACCTGCTCGGCAACCTGGTGTTCCTGTTCGTCGTCGGCATGGGCGTGGAGGACCGGCTCGGCCGATGGCGCTACCTGCTCGCCTACCTGGCGTTCGGGCTCGTCGCCGTCTACGGGTTCGCGTGGACCTCGCCCGGCTCCACCGTCCCGCTCATCGGCGCGTCCGGCGCGATCGCCGGGGTGATGGGCGCCTACGTGATCCTCAACCCGCGGGGCCGCGTCGTCAGCTGGGTGCCGCCGGTCATCTTCATCCGCCTGCCGGTGTGGGTGGTGCTCGGCTACTGGTTCGTCCTGCAATGGCTGTCCCTGGGCGACCAGAAGAGCAACGTCGCCTACACCGCGCACATCTACGGGTTCGTGGCGGGCGTGGTGTTCGCGCTCCTGGCCCGCCGCGCCGGCCCGGCCCACCGCCTGGCCGCGCTGAGCCGCGGCTGA
- a CDS encoding Lrp/AsnC family transcriptional regulator has product MVTAIVFVKADVARIHEVAETIAALDGVSEVYSITGDHDLMVMVRVRRHEELNDVIPGRVNKVPGIVGTETHIAFRTYSQHDLEQAFSLGLPDAD; this is encoded by the coding sequence GTGGTCACTGCGATCGTGTTCGTCAAGGCCGACGTCGCGCGCATCCACGAGGTGGCCGAGACGATCGCCGCGCTGGACGGCGTCAGCGAGGTGTACTCCATCACCGGCGACCACGACCTCATGGTGATGGTCCGGGTGCGCCGCCACGAGGAGCTCAACGACGTGATCCCGGGCCGCGTCAACAAGGTCCCCGGCATCGTCGGCACCGAGACCCACATCGCGTTCCGCACCTACTCCCAGCACGACCTTGAGCAGGCCTTCTCCCTCGGCCTCCCCGACGCCGACTGA
- a CDS encoding NYN domain-containing protein produces the protein MRQGVVEAAAELIGSLPSDEIPLPLRRFARFERRKRARLAGQHIAAVLEKDEEFRHRVAVPLREAQAELVEAVEGGHVPPAADPVRVAVLAYLLRPAGWAGLVEAAREELARSASASEEQEAERRVAALKAELAATRDARGAELAKLRAELRETKAEVAELRRKLHDARTRFRAAEERAHAVAAETDRELAAARESTAASEKELRRLRARAARAEEAAEAAKRAAREGRNVDDVRLRMLLDALVDAAQGVRRELALPSTIGRPADAVGGLEPDRLAHRALPGRALSDSDPQLLDRLLTLPQVHLVVDGYNVTKTGYGELPLADQRSRLLSGLGGLAAQTRAEVTCVFDGAELDAPVAIAAPRGVRVRFSHPGQTADELIGELVRAEPPGRSVVVVSSDREVADAARRASARPCPSSLLLRRLGRS, from the coding sequence GTGCGGCAGGGCGTGGTGGAGGCCGCCGCCGAGCTGATCGGGTCCCTGCCCTCCGACGAGATCCCCCTGCCGCTGCGCCGGTTCGCGCGCTTCGAGCGCCGCAAGCGCGCCAGGCTCGCGGGCCAGCACATCGCGGCGGTGCTGGAGAAGGACGAGGAGTTCCGGCACCGGGTCGCCGTGCCGCTCCGGGAGGCGCAGGCCGAACTGGTGGAGGCGGTCGAGGGCGGGCACGTGCCGCCCGCGGCCGACCCGGTGCGCGTCGCGGTGCTGGCCTACCTGCTGCGTCCGGCGGGCTGGGCCGGGCTGGTGGAGGCCGCGCGCGAGGAACTGGCGCGTTCGGCGAGCGCGTCGGAGGAGCAGGAGGCCGAGCGCCGCGTCGCCGCGCTGAAGGCCGAGCTGGCCGCGACCCGCGACGCCCGCGGCGCCGAGCTGGCCAAGCTGCGCGCCGAGCTGCGCGAGACCAAGGCCGAGGTCGCGGAGCTGCGGCGCAAGCTGCACGACGCGCGCACCCGGTTCCGGGCGGCGGAGGAGCGCGCCCACGCGGTCGCGGCGGAGACCGATCGCGAGCTCGCCGCCGCGCGCGAGTCGACCGCCGCGTCCGAGAAGGAGCTGCGCAGGCTGCGCGCCCGGGCCGCGCGGGCGGAGGAGGCGGCGGAGGCCGCCAAGCGGGCCGCGCGGGAGGGGCGCAACGTCGACGACGTGCGGCTGCGGATGCTCCTGGACGCGCTCGTCGACGCGGCGCAGGGCGTCCGCCGGGAGCTGGCCCTGCCCTCCACCATCGGCCGTCCCGCCGACGCGGTCGGCGGGCTGGAGCCGGACCGGCTGGCGCACCGGGCGCTGCCCGGCCGGGCCCTGTCCGACAGCGACCCGCAGCTGCTCGACCGGCTGCTGACGCTTCCGCAGGTTCACCTGGTGGTGGACGGCTACAACGTCACCAAGACCGGGTACGGGGAGCTTCCGCTGGCCGACCAGCGCAGCCGGCTGCTGTCGGGGCTCGGCGGGCTCGCCGCGCAGACGCGCGCCGAGGTGACGTGCGTGTTCGACGGCGCGGAGCTGGACGCGCCGGTCGCCATCGCGGCGCCGCGCGGGGTGCGGGTGCGGTTCAGCCACCCGGGCCAGACGGCCGACGAGCTGATCGGCGAGCTCGTGCGGGCCGAGCCGCCGGGCCGGTCGGTGGTCGTGGTGTCGTCCGACCGGGAGGTCGCCGACGCCGCGCGGCGCGCCAGCGCGCGCCCCTGCCCGTCCTCCCTGCTGCTGCGCAGGCTGGGCCGCTCCTAA
- a CDS encoding C40 family peptidase, with translation MANDHIGAPAQRPGRGAGSRRLAAVAALTVAVSLTCSPVVAHAEPRPTRAQAQKTLDKLNEKMDQKVEQFNQNREKLKVAKKKFDAATKASKQEQADFEEQRSKIAQMAATAYKNGDSADVTGFVGSNDPQSILDQAAVFSHLSHERSSQLTQFLATAQRLRREQSQAKAAYDEVKSKQDELKKQKQDLDKQVQKQKALVRRLGGGSTPSRPGGGGPTGGTYNGPASGPARTALNFAYAQLGKPYSYGAEGPSSYDCSGLTMKAWAAAGVSITRTTNTQYAYTSSKRVAWNNMQPGDLVFFSNLGHVGLYVGGGKMIHAPHTGDVVKISDISSGYYKSNFYGAGRP, from the coding sequence GTGGCCAATGATCACATCGGGGCACCGGCGCAGCGGCCCGGCCGCGGGGCGGGCTCCCGTCGCCTGGCGGCCGTCGCCGCACTGACCGTGGCGGTCTCCCTGACCTGCTCCCCGGTGGTGGCGCACGCCGAGCCCAGGCCGACCCGGGCGCAGGCCCAGAAGACGCTCGACAAGCTCAACGAGAAGATGGACCAGAAGGTCGAGCAGTTCAACCAGAACCGCGAGAAGCTCAAGGTCGCCAAGAAGAAGTTCGACGCCGCGACCAAGGCGAGCAAGCAGGAGCAGGCCGACTTCGAGGAGCAGCGCTCCAAGATCGCGCAGATGGCGGCCACCGCCTACAAGAACGGTGACTCGGCCGACGTCACCGGCTTCGTCGGCAGCAACGACCCGCAGTCGATCCTCGACCAGGCCGCCGTCTTCTCGCACCTGTCGCACGAGCGCAGCTCCCAGCTCACCCAGTTCCTCGCGACCGCCCAGCGGCTCCGCCGGGAGCAGTCGCAGGCGAAGGCGGCCTACGACGAGGTGAAGTCCAAGCAGGACGAGCTGAAGAAGCAGAAGCAGGACCTCGACAAGCAGGTGCAGAAGCAGAAGGCGCTCGTGCGCCGGCTCGGCGGCGGGAGCACGCCCTCCCGCCCGGGCGGCGGCGGCCCCACCGGCGGCACCTACAACGGCCCGGCGAGCGGGCCGGCCCGCACGGCGCTCAACTTCGCCTACGCCCAGCTCGGCAAGCCCTACTCCTACGGCGCCGAGGGGCCGAGCTCCTACGACTGCTCCGGCCTGACCATGAAGGCCTGGGCCGCCGCGGGCGTCAGCATCACCCGCACCACCAACACCCAGTACGCCTACACCAGCTCCAAGCGGGTCGCCTGGAACAACATGCAGCCCGGTGACCTGGTGTTCTTCAGCAACCTCGGCCACGTCGGCCTCTACGTGGGCGGCGGCAAGATGATCCACGCCCCGCACACCGGCGACGTCGTCAAGATCAGCGACATCAGCTCCGGCTACTACAAGAGCAACTTCTACGGCGCCGGGCGCCCCTGA
- a CDS encoding Ig-like domain-containing protein — protein sequence MSGSRPGDRGRYTAVLVVGGVLVGAGAAACSGGAGPDGGDEVKLAVSPAGGGGKLRPDSPIAVEARQGTIENVTVATKDGVVEGDLSADRTRWRSRWTLKPGTAYTVGATALGRDGRTRTVRSGFSTAEVKKTNDVTIEAPFNKETVGVGIPIIMHFARPVKDRAAVERALEVTADKTVEGGWSWFGSQEAVFRTKSYWPAQTKVSFRAHLSGVRTGQGVYGGKDYGVDFKVGDSHVSTAGEDSHKMVVRINGKKARTIPTSMGKGGERKYTTTNGVHLAMGKEDPTIMTSEWDGCGPGCAGYYSLTVYKSVRISDSGEYVHSAPWSVGSQGSENVSHGCINVSPSDAKWFYSLAQRGDPITVTGSDRELEAENGWGYWQVKWQDWVKGSALKRSVTTAAHVDAATLSAQRGAQPKAPEKQRAEGD from the coding sequence TCGGCGCGGGTGCCGCCGCGTGTTCGGGAGGCGCCGGGCCGGACGGCGGGGACGAGGTGAAGCTCGCCGTGTCGCCGGCCGGGGGCGGCGGGAAGCTGCGTCCGGACAGCCCCATCGCCGTCGAGGCGCGGCAGGGCACGATCGAGAACGTGACGGTGGCGACGAAGGACGGCGTGGTCGAGGGGGACCTGAGCGCCGACAGGACGCGGTGGCGGTCCCGGTGGACGCTGAAGCCGGGCACGGCGTACACGGTCGGCGCCACCGCCCTCGGCCGGGACGGCAGGACCCGCACGGTCCGCAGCGGCTTCTCCACGGCCGAGGTGAAGAAGACCAACGACGTCACGATCGAGGCGCCGTTCAACAAGGAGACCGTCGGCGTCGGCATCCCGATCATCATGCACTTCGCCCGTCCGGTGAAGGACCGGGCGGCCGTGGAGCGGGCCCTGGAGGTCACCGCCGACAAGACCGTCGAGGGCGGCTGGAGCTGGTTCGGCAGCCAGGAGGCCGTGTTCCGGACGAAGAGCTACTGGCCGGCGCAGACGAAGGTGTCGTTCCGGGCGCATCTGAGCGGCGTGCGCACCGGGCAGGGCGTGTACGGCGGGAAGGACTACGGCGTCGACTTCAAGGTCGGCGACTCGCACGTCTCCACCGCCGGCGAGGACAGCCACAAGATGGTCGTGAGGATCAACGGCAAGAAGGCCCGCACGATCCCGACGAGCATGGGGAAGGGCGGAGAGCGCAAGTACACCACCACCAACGGCGTCCACCTCGCGATGGGCAAGGAGGACCCGACCATCATGACGTCGGAGTGGGACGGCTGCGGCCCCGGCTGCGCCGGGTACTACAGCCTCACCGTGTACAAGTCGGTGCGGATCTCCGACAGCGGCGAGTACGTCCATAGCGCGCCCTGGTCGGTGGGATCGCAGGGGAGCGAGAACGTCAGCCACGGCTGCATCAACGTCAGCCCGTCCGACGCCAAGTGGTTCTACAGCCTCGCCCAGCGGGGCGACCCCATCACGGTGACCGGCAGCGACCGGGAACTGGAGGCGGAGAACGGCTGGGGGTACTGGCAGGTGAAGTGGCAGGACTGGGTGAAGGGCAGCGCCCTGAAGCGGTCGGTCACGACGGCTGCGCACGTGGACGCGGCGACCCTGTCGGCGCAGCGGGGCGCTCAGCCCAAGGCTCCGGAGAAGCAGCGGGCCGAGGGCGACTGA
- a CDS encoding DEDD exonuclease domain-containing protein — protein sequence MTAAHGVQGRGAQGHGAQGHGVGGHGVQGTLDDLGTPLRDVTFVVVDLETTGGSAADSAITEIGAVKVRGGRELGELGTLVDPGGPVPPFITALTGITTAMVTAAPRIESVLPAFLEFARGCVLVAHNASFDIGFLKAACAVNGYAWPAFAVVDTVDLARRVLSRDEVPNCKLGTLARFFRTSNEPTHRALADARATVEVLHGLIERLGSFGVTSLEEMRGFAKAPTPEQRRKRHLADDVPSTPGVYLFEDHAGEVLYVGKSGDLRSRVRSYFTGSETRRRVREMVGLAENVRTIVCSTGLEAEVRELRLIAEHKPRYNRRSKFPERAIWLKLTVEPFPRLSIVRECRADGARYLGPISSRRQAEEARAALHEAVPLRQCTQRLTLRLVESGRARSCALAELGRCGAPCDGRESADAYAVHTGTARSVMEGDVRPVVAAAQVRIDRLAAELRYEEAAAQRDRLAAFVRAAARGQRLAALARLPQLVAARPAFDGGWELSVVRYGRLAAAGTVPPNARPRPYVDALIATAETVFPPSGEAPGGVALGAPPSQGATAEEMECVLRWLDLPGVRLVEVDGQWTCPVHGAEGLREWIDKAYDRSYERPDGARRGPGRPLR from the coding sequence ATGACGGCTGCGCACGGTGTCCAAGGGCGCGGAGCCCAGGGGCACGGGGCCCAGGGGCACGGTGTCGGAGGGCACGGTGTCCAGGGCACCCTGGACGACCTCGGCACCCCGCTCCGCGACGTCACCTTCGTGGTGGTCGACCTGGAGACCACCGGCGGCTCGGCGGCCGACTCGGCCATCACCGAGATCGGCGCGGTGAAGGTGCGCGGCGGCCGGGAGCTCGGCGAGCTCGGCACGCTGGTCGATCCGGGCGGCCCCGTCCCGCCGTTCATCACCGCGCTCACCGGCATCACCACGGCGATGGTGACGGCCGCGCCGCGGATCGAGTCGGTGCTGCCGGCGTTCCTGGAGTTCGCGCGCGGCTGCGTCCTCGTCGCGCACAACGCCTCGTTCGACATCGGCTTCCTCAAGGCCGCGTGCGCCGTGAACGGCTACGCCTGGCCCGCGTTCGCCGTCGTCGACACCGTCGACCTGGCGCGGCGCGTGCTGTCCCGCGACGAGGTGCCCAACTGCAAGCTCGGCACGCTGGCCCGCTTCTTCCGGACGTCCAACGAGCCGACCCACCGCGCCCTCGCCGACGCCCGCGCGACCGTGGAGGTCCTGCACGGCCTCATCGAGCGGCTCGGCTCGTTCGGCGTCACCTCGCTGGAGGAGATGCGCGGCTTCGCCAAGGCGCCCACCCCCGAGCAGCGCCGCAAGCGGCACCTCGCCGACGACGTCCCCTCCACCCCCGGCGTCTACCTGTTCGAGGACCACGCCGGCGAGGTGCTCTACGTGGGCAAGAGCGGCGACCTGCGCTCGCGCGTGCGCAGCTACTTCACCGGCTCGGAGACGCGCCGGCGCGTGCGGGAGATGGTCGGCCTCGCCGAGAACGTCCGCACGATCGTGTGCTCCACGGGGCTGGAGGCCGAGGTCCGCGAGCTGCGGCTGATCGCCGAGCACAAGCCGCGCTACAACCGCCGCTCCAAGTTCCCCGAGCGGGCGATCTGGCTGAAGCTGACCGTGGAGCCGTTCCCGCGGCTGTCCATCGTGCGGGAGTGCCGGGCCGACGGCGCCCGCTACCTCGGGCCGATCTCCTCGCGGCGGCAGGCCGAGGAGGCGCGCGCCGCGCTGCACGAGGCCGTGCCGCTGCGGCAGTGCACCCAGCGGCTGACCCTCCGGCTGGTGGAGAGCGGCAGGGCGCGGTCGTGCGCCCTCGCCGAGCTCGGCCGGTGCGGCGCCCCCTGCGACGGCCGCGAGTCCGCCGACGCCTACGCCGTCCACACCGGGACGGCCCGCTCCGTCATGGAGGGCGACGTGCGGCCCGTCGTGGCCGCCGCGCAGGTCCGCATCGACCGGCTGGCCGCCGAGCTGCGCTACGAGGAGGCCGCCGCCCAGCGCGACCGGCTCGCGGCGTTCGTCCGGGCCGCCGCGCGCGGGCAGCGGCTGGCGGCGCTGGCCCGGCTTCCGCAGCTGGTGGCCGCCCGTCCCGCCTTCGACGGCGGATGGGAGCTGTCGGTCGTGCGCTACGGCCGGCTCGCCGCCGCCGGTACCGTCCCGCCGAACGCCCGGCCCCGGCCCTACGTCGACGCGCTCATCGCGACGGCCGAGACGGTGTTCCCGCCCTCCGGGGAGGCGCCCGGCGGCGTCGCGCTCGGCGCGCCCCCCTCGCAGGGCGCGACCGCCGAGGAGATGGAGTGCGTCCTGCGCTGGCTCGACCTGCCGGGCGTCCGCCTGGTCGAGGTCGACGGCCAGTGGACGTGCCCGGTGCACGGGGCCGAGGGTCTGCGCGAATGGATCGACAAGGCCTACGACCGGAGCTACGAGCGGCCCGACGGGGCCCGGCGCGGGCCCGGTCGCCCACTAAGGTGA